The region aagtatttaaaggcatccattagtcttgtgagaccatggatctgcgcttggaaagtcttcactctccagggtgcaggcctgggcaaggttgtatggaagactggcagttgcccatgctgcaagtctcccctctccacgacactgatgttgtccaagggaagggcattaggacccatacagctttgtaccggtgtcatcgcagagcaatgtgtggttaagtgccttgctcaaagacacaacactctgcctcggctggggctcgaactcacgaccttcagatcactagttgaatggttaaccacttggccacgtgccatagtaagtatatatatctATTAAACAGTTAAGtactgcaaaaaaacagaaataaagaagtagtgaggtagtgttcatgggcttcaatgtccattcagaaatcagatggcagcggggaagaagctgttcctgaatcactgagtgtgtaccttcaggcttctgtacctccttcctgatggtaacaatgagaagaggacacatCCTGGGTAGTGAGGGtttttaatgatggacactgccttcctaaggcaccactccttgaagatggctTGGATACTGCggcgtgcccatgatggagtgagTTTTACAATTTTCTGGAACTTACTTTGCTCTTgcgcagtagcacccccccccccacccataacagatggtgatgcagttaatcagaatgctctccactctacctctgtagaagtttttgagtgtttaaggtgacaaaccaaatctcctcaaactcttaatgaaatataggcgctgtcttgttttctttatagctgcatcaatatgttggggccaggtttggtcctcagagatatagacacccaggaacttgaaattgctcagtgCCTCCACTActgatctctctatgagaattggtttgGGTTCCCCCATCTTAACCACCGTGGGGATGGTGTGCACCACCTCCTTGTAAGATCACAGAAGTCCACCCAGATCTACTGGTAAACAACCTTGGCTCACTCCTGCCCGTCCATCCCCACCACCCCGAGACGGCTACTGTTCCTTGTGGGAACCGGGGAACTGGAcagcttcccccttctccagagtCACATGCAACATGCGCTTTGTGTAAATCTGCAAGCAGTTAGTGACTGCCTCAATTATTTTGATCGATCTGCACCAGGACTGGCTGTACTTGATGTTAAAACAATCGAAACTTTGCTCTTCAAAAACAAGGCAGCATCGTTGGTCACCACAGGATTATTGAAGGAGAAATGCGAATGTTAACATGTCAGCAGAAATGGAAACCCTAGGGAACGCTAAGGTCCCTGATTAGCATTTTGGcttccaagaaaaggaaaaggtTCAAATAAATGTTTGAGTTGTGTGCCTCTGGAGTGTGTCCAAGCTGAACAAGTAATAAGATTTCTCATTCTGATTCCAATATACATTACAATCAAAGAGGATGCTTTATTTGACTTAGACCTATCCTGATAAATCCCTGAGACAAAAGATAGCTGGATTCGGGCAAATTACAAATAGACTAAAACAATaaatcatgtatttcattgagaAGCTTTCAGACTAAATTCCAAGGGGCTTATTTCAAACAAACAAAAGCCATTATGGATGTAGtaaacacagagacagggagaatgAAAGTCAAACCATCCCTCACGACGAACTCAGCCTTGGAAGAGTTTCAAGTTTTCCACAAGCAAGTTTATAGGAATATGTGTTGTAGCCATCAGAGGAAGGTCTTGGAGCAAAAATGCTTCTGGCAGGTTAATCCTCACTGTTGCTCGTCGCAAATTTACCTCCAGTGTTGGAAGATGGTGGGTTTAAGCTCCTGCAGATCATTCTAGACAGTGTAACTCAGCTTGTCCTGTGTCTAGACTGGAAAAAAAACCTTTGCATTTACATAATGCTTTTTTACAGCTTTCAGATCATTCACAGTTGTAACGCAGGAAGCAAACGCTCTGTCTCAGTGTATTGATTGGCAGCACTGTGATCTGAACGGCTCTCAGCAAAGCACTTCAGCTTTTAAGAGGCTTTGTGaggcacttggagtatcgtgagcagttttgggccccttatctaaggaaggctttggagagggtccatagGTGGTTCTGGAGAATAaccctgagaatgaaagggttaacgtacaaGGAGCGCTTggcggctctgggcctgtactgacccagaagaatgagggggtgatctcgttgaaacctattgaatattgaaaggcccggaCAGAGCAGATATGGAGAGGAGGCAGCGAAGGAGTGTCAAGTGCCGGGGTGGGGGCGTtgatggcatgggtgcagacacacccagccctgagacaccaggcaaggtcatttgattccaagcaattggtttattgattattacagaatgtctctctggtgcttcccctctcccttccccttttcccaaccatgattcccctctccctgcccccttcccactctcagtccacaatagagacccagatcagaatcaggtttatcatcattcacatatgtcatgaaatttgttttgttttgcagcagaagtacagtgcaatacataaagttactacagtatcgtgcaaaagtcttaggtaccctgtTTATATGTacgtgcctaagacatttgcacagtactgtatgtcagtactgattctgattctgatcccttACAACTCTACGGGTCAGAGATGTGGGGTGGCCAGTGAGTCAGGTTCCTGTTACCCACCTCTCACCTGCTCAGGCACACCACATTTAATTACAGTACTACTCCACCATTTCTCTATGAAATAGGCCTCACCGCTGGAGGGCTACAAATACACAGATAAAAACAACAGTAAAATGAGATGTGCATTGCAGGTTGTTGGATATCCCAGTGAATGCCGGCCCATATAGACGGGAAAGCTCGAGAGCCACTCTCCCGCgatgttcattcctctctctACGGCGCTGAGGCTGTGAACCTCTCCGGCTGCTGTCGTCTCTGCGAGTTTTGCGGCAATTTTGCCCCGCCCATATGATGAACTGAAATGGAGGCTTGGGCCTACTTCGGCTGCACTGGGgagtggatctaaggactcactCTGGTTTGGGCCTACCCTGACTGCACTGGGGTGTAAATCTAAGGACTCAGTTTGccttgggcctactccagctgcACTGGGGAGTAGGTCTAAGGACTCAGTCTGGTTTGGGCCTACTCTGACTGCACTGGGGTGTAAATCTAAGGACTCAGTTtggcttgggcctactctggctgcaCTGGGGAGTAGACCTAAGGACTCAGTCtggcttgggcctactccggcTGCACTGAGGTGTGGATGTAAGGACTCAGTCtggcttgggcctactctggctgcaCTGGGAAGTGGATTAAGAACTCAATCCGGTTTGGAATGCTGtcgcttgcttctattgtttgtatgatttgtttttttctctgtgAAGTGGTTATGGTCTTTTCTTAAATTGGGTTCTTCAGATATCTggctttatggctgcctgtaagcagacaaatctcaagatgtttaatttatacattctttgatgattaatgtactttgaatcttgaatctttgaacattTCCCAGTCTATAACGCATGGAGGGTTGCCTATGTATTAAATCGCCATGTACTAACCAGTAAAAGAAAAACTGCAGATTCAGATAAATTTCTAAAGGCACATTCCTTCAGAAATCTGTTTGGCATAgatagaatcaaaatcagaatcgagATTGTAATCACTgtcatatgtcacgaaatttgttgttttgtggcaacagtatagcacaatacataaaaactgctataagttacaataagaaatagaaaaaagagaaaaattagTGAGGTCTTGTTCACGGTTCATGAACTGGTCAGCAGTCTGATACCggatgggaagaagctattcctcaAATGTTGAGTGCAGGTCtgcacctcttccctgatggtaataatgagcaGAGGTGACGCGGTCGCggggtggttagcacaacatcttACAGCATgggagacccgggttcaattcccaccgctgcctgtaaggagtttgtacattctccccgtgaccgcgtgggtttcctccgggtgctctggtttccaaagacgtaccagttggtaagttgactggttattgtaagttgtcccgtggttaggctagggttaagtcggggggggggggttgctgggtggcacactcaaagggcctattctgcgctgtatctcaatcaatcaatcaatcaatgctTTCACTAacatcagagaatatatacagtatacaacctgaaattcttactcttcacagccatccacaaaacagaaggaaaaaaaacccaaagaatgaataacagtaaagtgttagaaccccaaagcccccccacccaaccctctcctgcacacaagcagcagcaaagcatcaaccccccccccccccattcgtTCCAGCAGGAAACATCAGCCCCACCAGCCACCaagtaagcaatagcaaagcccccagagaGACCGTGATCTAGGTCCATCAGAAACTACAGCCCAAAacacaccacaggctctctctctctctctctctctctaacaagggagagggaggtgtcgcccctcccacagtgagatTGATCAACCAATCAATCAATCGATCAATAAATAAAAAGGTGGATAgatagtgaggatgtttcctgtggtgggaggtatccagaactagagggcacaacctcaaaattgaggggcggccttttagaacagaggtaaggaggaatttttttagccagagtgcagtgaatctgtggaatgctctgccacagactgcaggggtggccaagtccgtgggtatacttaaggcagaagttgatggtttcctgattggcgagaaggcaggtgtatggggttgagtgggatctgggatcaaccatgatggaatggcagaacagactcgaagggctgaatggcctaattctgctcctatgtcttatggtcttatgcttgcTTTTGCACAGTGTGACCCTAAACAAGAAGATCATGATTACATCACCTATGTTTCTTTTTATGATATTGcttgggggatggggggggggctaATATTTACCAAGGGTAAATCTTTACTTTTTTTCAAGATACACGAGGTAGAGTAGTGTAGAGTTTAGTGTATCGCTATTACAGTGCTAGCAACCCCGGTTCAATtccacctctgtctgtaaggagtttgtacattctccccatgaccacatgggtttcctccaggtgctacggtttcctcccacagtacaaagacataccggttatgGCCTGtttggcctaatcctgctcctacgtCTGATGGCCTTATGGACAGATAGATAAATACTTAAGAggacacgtcctgggtggtgagggtcttcaatgatggatgccaccttcctgaggaactgccttttgaagactttgaggaggctagtgctcatgacaCAGCTGGCGGGACCTAATACTGGTGTGCCTGGACCCTTTATGCACTGatttggaaacatagaaaacctacagcacaatacaggccttttggcccacaaagctgtgctgaacatgtccttaccttagaaattacctagggttacccatagccctctatttttctgagctccatgtccagtagtctcttaaaagagtctcctatcgtttctgcctccaccgctgCCGCTGGTGGCCCatcccatgcactcaccactctctgcgtaaaagaacgtaacccctgacatctcctctctaactacttccaagcaccttaaaactgtgccctcttgtgctggccatttcagccctgggaaaaagcctctgactatccacacgatcaatgcctctcatcatcttatacacctctatcaggtcacctctcatcctccgtcgctccaaggagaaaaggcagatctGGAATAATCTCCATGTTCAGAAAGAACAGAAAGTAATTTTATATGACTAGTGTCATcacgtgtgggcacatggccaagtggttaaggcattggactagcgacctgaaggttgtgagttcgagccccggcCAAGGCAGCATGTCGTGTCCTTGagaaaggcacttaatcacacagtgctctgcgactggtgccaagctgtatgggtcctaatgcccttcccttggacaacatcggtctcgtggagaggggagacttgcagcatacaaccttgcccaggcctgcgccctggagagtgaagactttccaggtgcagatccatggtctcgcaagactaacggatgcctttactttagtGTCATCAGAACATAGAAAACTTCCTTCAAACTAGTGACCCTCCAAGCCCCTTCAGATGACAACAATggagcctccatttttctaataCTCTTTCTCTTTTCTTTGCAGAATGTTTTACAGTACCCTTCTTTTATTTATCATATCTGGACTCTTGTACGGTGAAGAGACAACTAGTCGTGGAGGAGCTCGTGGGGCAGTTCCCTCTCCTGGGAAGGGGTTGTCCGGGAGGAGAAAGGACAAGGAGGACGTCTTGGACTCCAGCCAGGCTGCTCTCATTGTAATGGATCGGCGTTATGTGCGCAGGGACTGGTGCAAATCCCACCCTCTCATCCAGACCCTGAAGGAGGAAGGGTGCGTCAGCCGCACCGTCATCAACCGCTTCTGCTACGGGCAGTGCAACTCGTTCTACATCCCGAGCTATGAGTACGGCGGAGATCCCTTCCGCTCCTGCTCCTTCTGCAAGCCAAGGAAGTTCAACACCGTCACCATCTCCTTCAACTGCCCCAGCCTTCGGCCTTCGTCCAGGCGGAGGCGGATCCAGCTGGTGAAGGAATGCCGCTGCATCTCCATAGACCTGGAGTAGGGCACGGCGGGGAAAAGCTGCTGTCTGTTTTCAGAGTGGCACTTTATAAACCTGGGAAATCAGCCCAATGAGCAGGAGGACTCCACGATGCGTATAAACGAAACCCATCCAGGTGAAATCGAGCATAAGCATGCAGTTGGCAACTGTTTCAATAAATCATTAAATTATGTAAACGGTAAATCAGTCACGGAATCTAAAAAGCCattcttttttaaacaaagaaACATATGATAATCTACGGTGAAGAAAATGCTACCTGATGATTGGAAAGGAAATCAAGCAGGTGactgctaaaaaaaaatcaatcttccTTAAGAAGCAAGCTTGTTTCTGGGCATGCACTTCGTCTGCCTGTGAAGAACTGCAGGCCAGACCCCAATGTGGGTTCCAGCTCTGCTGAACGATAGCTTTCTTTCATGTTAGGCAGTGCTTTTGACCTTTGCAAATGTACCATTGTGTATTGTTCTTTGAGGGGAGGGGTGGTTACGCTGTCGTCTGAAACCACAATAACCAATAAATACAAATCTTAACATCATTGATGATGGTGCTTTCTCAATGAAGTCTTGTCATGAGGTGATCTGGGACTGATAGGTTTGATAAAACTAATATTGACGTGACTGGTTACTTTATGTaccgccagcctgcaggtcacccttggacaaggtgtaacaCCCACTTAGCTCCTCGATtggggtcacgtgaagccgtgggaccAGGTGGTGgttggtcgtacgagcagccggtgcagatcacaagtcctggttatgcgaccactgacgccaggcagacaatctctgaagagcattgataatggctgggttcacccatcttgtgaagacaacggtaaagcacttctgtagaaaaattttccaagagcaatcatggtcacgagaccatgatcgcccacatcatacaaattagaatcaggtttactattacCGACATacgtcacgaaatttgttgtcacggcacttgatgatggtgatgatgtgtACGAATTTAATATGGGCTAAGATCTGTGTTCAGAAAGAGCAGAAAGTAATTCCATGTGAACCAAAGTAATCAGAACATAgcaaacaaccccccccccccaccccacttcacAGAGTGAATAACCACCCTTTGCCACACTTTTGGATTGTGGGATTTGAGGCTTTGCAACCGTGGTTCGTTACTTTGATTCAAAAAATGAAAATATGCTCAAGCAACCTCCAACCCAGTATCTTGAGATATCACCAGTCATTGGGCCAACCACCGAACCTAGCCAGGAATTGGTTACACAAGAAATGAGATGGATGTTTATCTCCCTGTGACCTCTTAAGTTTATGTTTCCCTGTTCAGAATGTGTAGCTTCCCAAGTGAATTTTCTTTAAATCATTTCAGAAAGGCTATTCTTGCTTCAGAGCATTATTTTTGTTTGTTATCGATTAAAGCTTAGAGTCATTGAACCCTCCAGCACAAatataggctatttggcccatccagtccatgccgaactatgaatctgcctagtcccattgaccatagccctccatcccccttccatccatgtacctatccaaatttctcctcaATGTTGAACTTGAACCCACCTCCACTggcatctccttccacactctcaccaccctctgagtgaagaagtttcctctcaggttccccttaaacttttcacctttctcccttaacccatgatctctggttgtagtctcactcaaactcagtgggaaaaagcctgtcttcatttacccctcataattttgtatacttctatcaaatctcctctcattctgctACGCCCTGaagaacaaagtcctaacctattcaacctttctctgtaatccaggtcctcaagtcctggcaacatccttgtgaaatttttcagcacagtttcaatcttacttacatctttcctgtaggtaggtgaccaaaactgcacacaatagtccaaattaAGCCTCATGAAAGCCTTgcacaacttcaacacaacatctcctgtactcaatacattgatccaTGAAGAcctatgtgccaaaagctttctttatctccctatctacctgtgataccactttcaaagaatgatggatctgtattcccagatctctctctgttctacagcactcctctgTGCCCTAATGCTCGCTgtataagtcctaccctggttggtcctctcaaagtgcaacacctcacacttgcctgcattaaactccatctgccatttttcagcccattcttccagcTGGTCCGAACCCTGCTACAAGCTCTGATAATCTTCCTCATCGTCCACTACGCcgcaatcttgatgtcatccgtAAATCTGCTGATCCATTTGATATGgaagacaaacaacaatgggtccatcaccgatccctgcggcactcccctcgtcacagacctccagtcagagaggcaaccatctcctGCAaggccaacgtctaatccaatttgcaaCCTCGTCTTAAAAATCCTTAAAGATATTTTTATTCAGTTTATTAAGTAGGAGGATTGTGAGGAAGATGGTCAAAGAATCCAGCAGGATGTACAACTTCTGGAAATTTGGGCAGGGAAATGCACatccggataagtgtgaagtgtcaCACTTTAGAAGgtcaaattcaaagttcaaaataatttttATTATCGGAgcacaaatatgtcaccatatacaaccctgagattcattttcttatgggcatactcaacaattcTATAaatataaaggcatccattagttttgcgagaccatggatctgtgcccatgctgcaagtctcccctctccacgacactgatgttgttcaagggaagggcattaggacccatacagcttggcaccagtgtcatcacagagcaatgtgtgattatgtgccttgctcaaggacacaacatgttgccttggctggggctcgaacttaggtcgctagtccaatgcctcaaccacttggccacatgcccacacaacaACAACAATTCTATAGAAGAGTAACTATTACAAAATGAATGAACGACCGCCAAACCAGGGCTTTCGAacagtgtagaagacaacaaactgtgcaaatgcaaaaagaaggaacgataatataaataaataagcaataaatattgagaacacgggatgaagagtctttgaaagtgagtctactgGTTgggggcaaacaacaggaattctgcagatgctggaaattcaagcaacacacatcaaagttgctggtgaacgcagcaggccaggcagcatctctaggaagaggtgcagtcgacatttcaggccgagaccctttgtcaggactaactgaaggaagagtgagtaagggatttgaaagttggagggggagggggagatccaaaatgataggagaagacaggagggggagggatggagccaagagctggacaggtgattggcaaaagggatatgagaggatcatg is a window of Mobula birostris isolate sMobBir1 chromosome 10, sMobBir1.hap1, whole genome shotgun sequence DNA encoding:
- the LOC140204446 gene encoding gremlin-1-like isoform X1, whose translation is MLRMFYSTLLLFIISGLLYGEETTSRGGARGAVPSPGKGLSGRRKDKEDVLDSSQAALIVMDRRYVRRDWCKSHPLIQTLKEEGCVSRTVINRFCYGQCNSFYIPSYEYGGDPFRSCSFCKPRKFNTVTISFNCPSLRPSSRRRRIQLVKECRCISIDLE
- the LOC140204446 gene encoding gremlin-1-like isoform X2, coding for MFYSTLLLFIISGLLYGEETTSRGGARGAVPSPGKGLSGRRKDKEDVLDSSQAALIVMDRRYVRRDWCKSHPLIQTLKEEGCVSRTVINRFCYGQCNSFYIPSYEYGGDPFRSCSFCKPRKFNTVTISFNCPSLRPSSRRRRIQLVKECRCISIDLE